The genomic interval ctccgtctgctgccgctggtccaagtgcacaagtccggaagtagtaatcttactgtccggccgcgacttccggtccacaggaaaatggtgccggactgcgcgcatttcaaattggactgtgtgggagttcccacacagacggcgtacacagaagtggatgggacgggacccgttcgcagtccccatgggactgtggctgccgtattccatgtctgtatgtgtcgttaatcgacacatacagaaatggaaaaaaaaaatggcagcccccatagggaagaaaaagtgtaaaaatagaaaaaagtaacacacaaacacacaaattaatccaaacgtttttaataaagcactaacatctttaacatattaaaaaaaaaattatgatgacactgttcctttaaagaattCATATTACTGATTTTTCCCTAATGCGTCAATTTTCTTTCTTCTCTTTAACACATGCTAAGCTGAAGGCAAATACGCTGGGggcaatcctgtatttaatagacCTACACCAAAATGGCAGAAAAGTATTGGAGATTTCTTTGGATCTCCATCTACAAGCCACCCTGAAAAAGAAAACCGTGTGCCATCTGATGATGAAAATGAAGCCGGTGGCAGTGGCGTTGGGAAAGCACCAAGGAAGTAAGCCATACTCTGTTCTGCAAACATACATCATACAACTGCAGGAGGTTTTTTTGGCCCTACGTTCAGCGTGTACATCATGGGCTTTTCGGTAGCCTTCTATGACATACTTTTAATGGACACCATTATAGTCAATGAGCGACATATGCATTAAACAAATCTCATGACAGAGTATAATTGTATCTGTTTAACACAAATGTCATGAGAGTTTGATGTATACGTTACAGCCTAAATTTAATGTAGAAAGGCCtccagttaatgcctgctaggccatgcctctctggcatggcctagcagatgcctgtcagttttacactttgggtatgttcacacgaggtcattacgtccataattgacggacgtatttcggccgcaagtcccggaccgaacacattgcagggagccgggctcctagcatcatacttatgtacgacgctaggagtccctgcctcgctgccggacaactgtcccgtactgtaatcatgagagCTCTTGTGTCgcactgtagctgattggacagtgtctcagccatagtaacatgcccccttgccattacacgccccattgactgttcaggggggtatttaaatatcggggcaccaaatataacggcaccgatatctaaacggAGAAGGGTAGGTAAAATGCCCCagcgtttgtgcagccctgcccattacatgctgcgtgtggggaaaggttctctttaagaattTAAGGGACAAGAAAAACACAAGCCTTGGGAGCTAGATTACATCTAAAAAGCACTGACGCTTAACAGCAAATGTGTTTAACAAAATCTTTATTATGAAATGCCATTGAGCAATTAATGTTTAAAAAGGTTTTATTAATTTTCAAAGTATAAGTAAAtagggatgcatcgaaacttcgatactttgcatccccaaacggttcaataccatttcatgtattttgatactaagctgtgcggccgcacaactcggtatagtaacacatgaatgtatgagagcagggctgcggatgtgtaatacagtcattgtccTGCCCTGGAGTCCTGACaactgcgcgccgtcaggatgatgcgatgcggccagctctgcactaatgagtggcggcactgaagaccaAACATGGCGGGCGCTGTGCAAAAcaaccccatgttctgtcttcattgcctaaaccgccgctcattagtgcagtgccggccgcatcacctcatgctgaccgcgtgcgcacttaatgtcaggagcggggcaatggctgtattacacagctgcagcccctctctataacggcggagatcagagaaacttcatctccgccgttattcccttgaatgctgcaatcaaagctgactgcagcattcaggagaaaatgagaaggggggtggggggtgaccctggatcgcgtcacatagAATACCTTTGATGCGATCGAGGGCcacaccatatatgggcagacagcccagggtctattgaaggacccccgagctgtcctaccatatttcctgttagggcatacttgggtatgtcctaaccacTGCCTGTGTACTttccatacacaggctaatgtactgtaatatagatatatgccagtacattaaagtttaaaaacataGTAATATTaaatcacaacctttttttttattttttttacaataaacattaaagtctcaatacataaaatatacacattcggtattggcgcggccgtaataacctgcacaaccatttatggtgtacgctgtaaaaaaaaaacaaaaaaaaacttttcacttattattgtgaggtgtgatgaatttaacctccatgtgcctcacattaatagtgattaaccccaacatgtacctcacacattaaccccatcatgtttctcagtcataatgggttaattactattaatgtgaggcacatggaggttaaattcattatCCCAccgcgcgcctcacatcagaattttttttattttttttattactgttggcaaagtatcgttttggtatctatcgcaatactacacaaagtatcagtatctaagtccaaattctggtatcgtgacatccctacatgtAAATACAACAGAAGTACCAACTCCTAAACTGGTTGGAATAACAAGGCACCATGGCTACAAGACATTCAAAGTACAGATAAGGCAGTGAACAGATGGAGTATCACAATACAGGATATGCTTTGCTGCCAACAAGTAGCAGAAGATGTGACCACAGTAGATGCCTAAGAACAACTAAAAACACATATGCGCACACCATTCACCCAAGCGTTCCAGTCATCCATCCCGCATTGCTCCCATTCCATCCAGAAGGGAAaacaaaccttaaccccttaatgaccagcctattttggaccttaatgcccaagcaattttttacgtttttcaatcgtcgcattccaagagctataactctttcatttttgcgtcgacatagctgtataaggtcttgttttttgcgggacaagttgtattttttaatagcaccatttttaggtacatattatttattgattaacttttattaactttttttggggggggaatagaaaaaaatttgaaatttcgccactttttttgcgtcctaaatctacgccatttaccgtgtggtataaataacactaactttattcagcgggttgttacgattgcaacgataccaaatttgtatagtttttgtatgttttactacttttacacagtaaaaacgctttttttttcaaaattatttgtttttgtgtctccatatttgaagagccgtaacgtttttattttttcgccgatgcggttgtatgagggctttttttttttgcgggaagacttgtagtttttattggtaccattttggagtagatgcaactttttgatcactttttaatcacattttttttaaagtcaggattcacagaaaacagcaatttttccatagctttttataaaaaaatttacggcgttcaccgtgcgggttaaataatgtaatagatttatagtcggggtcgttacggacgcggcgataccaaatatgtgtaactttttaactttattttgtttttttaatagtaaagcattgtgtaaggggaaaagctgggtttttcattttttttttcacattttttttaaaattaactttattaaacttttttcccacttttttactagtcccactaggggactataatatgcgatcgcatttataatacactgcaatacttttgtattgcagtgtattatgcctgtccgtttaaaactgacaggcatctgctaggtcatgccagaggcatgacctagcaggcagacctgggggcctttattaggcccccggctgccatcacagacactcggcgatcgtgtcggtgggggagagagggagctccctccctctctccaaaaccactcggatgcggtgctcgctattgagcaccgcatctgaggggttaaacgtgtgagatcgatactaatatcgatctcgcacggcagagcagggacgctcccagccctcagctgcctctagcagctgagagcagggagatttgacagctccctgctctgtaaacttattccgatgccgcgacgtaaaaagtttatggcatcggaataaggcctgttagtgactgacttaaaaagactatgggccggtcactaactggttaaaggaatagtgtcacgaaattttttttttttaacatcagtttgattttagtcttattaaaaacttttgtatttatttgtgtgttttgtgtttcacttttttttcttccctatgggggctgccatttttttactccatttctgtatgtgtcgattaacgacacatacagacatggaatacggcagctccagtcccatagtgaatgcgaacggggcccgttccatccactatggtgtatgccgtctgtgtgggaacggttcatgcgccgctcccacacagtccaagttgaactgtgcgacgtccggcgccattttcctgtagaccggaagtcgcggccggacagtaagattactacttccggtcgcggcttccggacttgtgcacatggagcagcggcagcagacggagtggaCGGACCGTAGGGAGCGGCGgcaactggagcaggtaagtgatttctatgtatgtaagtgttttactgtgggtttactagtgtatgttaacctactactggcactagccaggataaatgagggggggattctgagagctcactagagcgagtgagtttttcctaattttgcagcaaaaagcaatgtggttgctttaccacttgcaatgctgcaattttgggaattgctccatctagtgaccagcactgggaaatataaattagaatctaatttataatatttcctgactcgtgggaAAAAATGAGAacagtgtttaatcacctacacactaaatgtttaactaaaaaaaaaatacatgttttgctagcaacacattccctttaaactgcaGTGTCTGAGGCCTCCAACCATCTAGATCAAATCTTCCCAAACTTGTCAGGGCAGCGCCTGTTTAGATAGTTtttggtacatatttatttactaaTTGGACCCAATGCTCCAGACTCGGACAGGTCGTGGCCTTCGAGCAATTCATGTTTAATGCAAAAGTTTTTTGTTTCTCTCTCCCCCCCATTGTAGATCTCGCCCTTTGCCTGAAGACGATGGTTCAGATGAAGAATGAATCTCAAGATTTGACACTTATGTAAATTTGTAAATAAacctttacctttttttttttttttttgtacaggtgtTATGCCGTTGTATTTACTTCTATGTGTCAGTCTATTATTCAAGTAGCATTTTAGCTGTTAACTAATAAATCTAGCTTTATTTTTAATCTGTTTTCTTCAAATCCTCTTGAAGACACAACCTTAAGATGGTTGTTGTTCTCATTTATACTTCAGTGCCTGGAGGGTGTTGTATTACTAAGCCTTGGCCTATTTTCATAAGTTTTACAGCGTTGGACTAATAAAACAACTATCAGATGttcattaaattattatttttatatattattttttttgcgttcCCTTCTTAAACCTGCTACATTGACACGTTTTAATAAACTTCCAGTATGTGGAAGGCTGTTTGAGCAAAGCCTTGTCAGAGCCTTAATATGGTGACCATAGCCTGTTATGGGTTCGTACCGTACCTCAATTTGACACTGCATGGTTTTCCACGGTCGTGGTATATTGCAATGCATGCTATCTTAGAGGAATTCATTGAGTTGctctgacttttttttatttattttatttttcccagcattcacctctattttgctgtgTACTTAGAGGAATATTTTATAGCTTTTCGCTCcacctgcattaaccccttccctttttggccactttttaccttttttcaaatctgacatgtttcactttatgtggtaataacttcggaatgcttttacctatccaagcgattctgagattttcttgtgacacattggactttgttactagaaaaatttgctccatacattcagtatttaattgtgaaaaacacatttagtgaaaaattagcgtttttctaaatttaaatgtatctgcttgtaagacaggcagttataccacacaagtgTTGCTaattaccatcccccacatgtctactttaggttggcatagtttttttttttgaacatccttttatttttgtaagggtatgttcacacgagggcgtccgtaacggctgaaattacggggatgtttcagcctgaaaacatccccgtaatttcagccgtaccggcatgtgcaggcgcttgaataactgctccaattacggccaaagaagtgacaggtcacttctttgacgcgggcgtctatttacgtgctgtcatttgacagcggtgcgtaaattacgcctcgtgtgaacagacaaacgtctgcccattgctttcaatgggcagatgtttgtcagcgctattttcggacgtaactcggggcaaaaacgccccaattacgtccgtaattagtgcgtgtgaacataccctaagacgttacaaggcttagaactttagcagcaatttctcaaatttttcaagaaaatttcaaaaggctttttatacaggggccagttcagttgtgaagtggctttgagggccttaaatattagaaacccccaaagtcaccccattttaaaaacttcaccccctcaaagtattcaaaacaggatttagaaagtttcttaaccctttagatgtttcacaggaatcaaaccaaagtagaggtgaaattgacaaaattcatcttttttgcagaaattaattttgaatctttttattttttttataacccaaagttttactccatatttattg from Rhinoderma darwinii isolate aRhiDar2 chromosome 3, aRhiDar2.hap1, whole genome shotgun sequence carries:
- the PCLAF gene encoding PCNA-associated factor, whose amino-acid sequence is MVRTKADSAGSSTGSYRKAVAARAPRKSFGATSSSSNHVTSPSGKKSEGKYAGGNPVFNRPTPKWQKSIGDFFGSPSTSHPEKENRVPSDDENEAGGSGVGKAPRKSRPLPEDDGSDEE